The sequence below is a genomic window from Uranotaenia lowii strain MFRU-FL chromosome 2, ASM2978415v1, whole genome shotgun sequence.
CCACGCCTAGATCTGCTTCTGGATATGCCCCCGGCCCCGCGAGAAACACAGGTCAAATACAGCTGGAACTCGGAGGACCGCTCCCTGAATGTATTCGTGAAGGAGGACGACAAAATGACATTCCACCGGCATCCGGTGGCACAGAGCACAGACTGCATACGAGGCAAGGTCGGATTCACCAAGGGTCTGCACGTGTGGGAGGTGTTCTGGTCGACGCGGCAACGCGGAACCCATGCTGTGATCGGTGTGGCCACCTCCGAAGCGCCACTCCACTCCGTAGGTTATCAAAGTCTGGTCGGCTCGAACGATCAGAGCTGGGGCTGGGACCTAGGGCGCAATATGCTGTACCACAACTCGAAGACCTGCCCCGGTGTCACCTATCCCGCGATACTTAAGCCAGACGAGACGTTCCTGGTGCCGGACAAATTCCTAGTAGCATTAGATATGGACGAGGGCACGCTCAGCTTCATCGTCGACGGCCAGTATCTGGGGGTGGCTTTCCGGGGGTTGAAGGGCCGGAAGCTGTACCCGATCGTGTCCGCCGTCTGGGGGCACTGCGAAATCACCATGAAGTACATCGGTGGCCTCGATCGTGAGTATTAATCCGTTTCCTTTTCTTTTTGTCTCAACATTCGAAGACCGACCATCAAGGACTCCCCCGAATCGATTCCGAATCATAACAAACCTTTCGCCGTCGCCACCTTCACTTCCAACCAAGTGTTGTAGCGATCATTGGACACACTCTCTCGCCAGGCCGCCGCCGCCTCAAGTGCCATTGATTGGCGTCAGGCTGTGCTTTGTCCGGCACATTAAATCGAGCAAATCGCGCGAAGTAAAAGtcgttctctttttttttgtattacgtTGGTACCACCTACAGACCCCCTCACAACACAATCTGAGATCAAGTGTCCGTCAAAACAAAACGACCAAATTTGGTGCCGAATTATAGGTAGAATCGGGCCAAGGGAACCGCGAACTGTAGGGGTAGGTACTTGTCTGGCTCGTGCACTTGGTTCTCCGCCGTTGGTTGGAGGTCGCCGTTCTAGCCTTGGGGGAATTTTGGTTTTGGGAGCCATTTTTCCGCTAATTGAAATCGCTGTCGCcagattaattttgttttgttcgatacCAAACTTGGATGTttatattattcatttttctttcgaagGCTCGTTTACTGTAAGGCCTAAGGAGCCGAGTGATATTTTACATCTTTCATACGGGAATTCTTTTCcgggttaaaaaaattttggttgagAGTTCGTAAATTTAGTGTTTGCTACCTTTGTGATAAGCACTTGctaagtgaaataaaaatctaatataTGCATCTTTTTTTTCGCTCCAATAACAAGTCAAAAAGTGGGTCCAACTTTAGGAATTCTAAAATGGCCAAGATTTGGAACGAGGGTCACAATTGAGATTATCTCGGTTAAAAGTTAGTTTGCAGGCTTTAACTCAAATAAATCACAAATCTAAGGACAAAAGTTAAGTAATCACTTGAAAAGCAAgattaactttttgaaattcctacctTCTTTTGAATGCGAGAAAAGAATTTCTCACCAAAGACATCTCATTAAACGCCATAGTGTAGGCAACAAAATTAAACAGGTTCTGATGAGTAAAATTAGGCTGGGgaaccaatatttttaaatataatcgtttaaaaacaaaaatgtttgaaaatgaaaattttaatattaatctgtaaataattttcaatttcaaacaactttGTCTTTAaacgtttgtttaaaaaaaaaaatcgattttcttaGCCTAATTTTACTCATCAAAACATGCTTAATTTTGTTGCCTACACTATGGCGTTAAATGTTATGTCTgtgatgagaattttttttattcatccctATTTGTGATGATCATTTGAAAGGATAAAAATCCcaggaaaaaatatgaaaattacatgagggatgaatgaccccatagctgttaaaatcccaatgatcaaataaataaaaaaaaaatgaaaattacaagGAATCGATCTTGAGGGGTTCAGTACatgtttaagaaaatttaaaaaagtccttaacccaaggaaaaaaaaatacaatttatcTAACCCTGTCTCCTTGTCTTTCTCTTTTAGCTGAACCGTTGCCATTGATGGACCTGTGCCGACGCGTCATCCGGCAGAAGATCGGCCGGACGCACCTCGAGGAACGCATCGAACACCTCCAGCTGCCACAGTCGATGAAAACTTACCTGCTGTACCGGGATAGGAGATAATAAGAGGAGCCACCGCCGAAAGTCGCCCCCCGAAAGCCGCTCACTTCCGCTTCCGCCCTGCCGAACGTCTTCtcaaacatcaacaacaacaacagcaaacatCAGCGCGAGCAAACAGCGTGAAATGCCCCGGAACATACACACCACAACTAGCAGCTGCATCTACtattgattatttaaaataatttttatgctTATgacaagaagaaaaacacattttttacaaaacagttcgcttgaaaaaaaaaaacagaaatctgaGTTGAATTACACTTTTGACCTTCTAAATTTGACCTCGAGAGATGCTAGGAGGGACCCAATTCTGGGAGCTGTGTGTGAGACGTCCCCCCCAAATCCCCTTcccttatattttaaatttaaaaaaataccttcgtCTGTGCGTGTTTCGAGTGGTATCAATCAATGGTAGGAGAAAAAGAGAGCGCAAGATCGATATCAGTACGTTTTTATTAGGGACTGTGTTTCTTAGGATGagtttatatataaatatatttttttctcgatcGAGAAAAGCAATAATAAGTGCATTTCGAGCCCCCGTTTCcccaagaataaaaaaaaagaaaattggggGCACAGAAAGCGCAGCATACACACAAGAATAAGAAGTTGAAGAGCAAGAAGAAGAAACTGACACACAACTCTGTGCGAATAGGGAAAAGTTCCCACCCCCCAATctcacaaactttttttttaacatacggATTCTGCGATAAGTAAAACTTAAGGACATAGTAGTGTAACATTAGGAAaggcaaataaataaaagtaaagaattaaaaaagaggaaaaacagATGCAAACATAAAACAGagaaaagagataaaaaataCTGTAGTAGTATATATATTGATGAACAAATGCAAATCTAAGTAAAAGTAATACAGAagagagtaaaaaaataaatttggcaaacattattttcactttttagatGGAAAGAaaccaacaacaaacaaaacacaaaaccagCAACACAAACAGTTGTAGAAAGAAGTCGCGACGGGATGGCAGCTTAAAATTCCTCCCGTTTCCCCCCCTCAATTTGTAAGATAGACTCGAATGATATGAAGTGTGCCGATTATGATAAATCGAAGCGAATCAAAAAGACGACCCTTTTTCGTTCTCTGCCGAAAGTGAGATATCTTTTTGATTGTAAGCAATTGTAACATATGTATAAGAGAGGAAAATGGCTGACTTCTCCCGGAACAGAAGAACCCTCTTCCAACTGTTTCCCCCCTTAAGAAAAAGATTCCCTAGGCCTCGCTTCCCCTTCCTCGAAACACAAAAACACCTCCCTTCCCACTCCCAATCGCCAAAAACAAATTCCCCAACTAAACTTCATTCTCCAGCCCTGTTGTGAAATATCTACGAAATAGAGAGCAAAAACACAATCTTCTAACAAAACAAGGACAAACGTCTCAGAGCAAGAAAATCGCCTAAACATGGGTGATagaatagagaaaaaaacaagaaaaagttttcctatCCCCCTATTTCAAGACAAacaaaccaacaacaacaacagtagcagcagcaaacaagcaacaacaacaaccggaGAAAATCGTAATGTGTtctgtttttaagcttttaatcTGTAATATAGAAAAGTGTCACAGGATTTAATGAAATACAAGAAGaagtaaacagaaaaaaaacaatcgaagAGCGTGCGAAAAAGAGCAAGTAACTTAGTGGAGAAGGAAAAGAGATAACTAACTAAGATAGAGCAAGGGAGCGAGTGAACAAGTGAGCGAAAGTGACAGAAAGAAACTAGCGAGCGAAAGAGAGAGAAAGGGACACAGAGAACGAACGAGAATAGCGAGCGAGCGAGCAAGCGATCGagtgaaagatttgcaaaacatttgctgataaaacaaaacaaaaaaaaaccaacaaaaattgcatgaatAATATACAATTGAATAATTTCAACACCGAGCGTTTGTGTTTTCGTGGTTCCGATTGAGAAAATCCAAAAAGGTTATTACATATTCAATAATACTACTCTGCGTTTGACTGGGTTCCACTCATATGAATCTAGCATTTCGGACACtccttttaattttataaaaaaaaaaaaccaaaacatgtTTCTGAGAGAAATTCTCATTGTTGATTAGCTTTTATCTTCCAGCAACCAAACTTTCCAGAATAACAGGTGTTAAAtgtgagaaatatttttaaagtttgatcgATTGATTGCGTAAATtgaggtttttataaaaatgaatcttaacacgttcgtcgccacgctcattttggtagttttgctagccgggcccaaagaaattttcagagagagaaagcaaagagggagaactcccatatttgaaacgtgtggcgaaactgagcggtaaactccagtaagagagcgtcacctgctttttgatgtgacggccccccccccccccccaggaaatacacccgtctgccaaatatgggtgacgtggcgacgaacgtgttaaagcgTTTATTTTACACTGGCACGGTGGCAgtggaaaatttcataaacaaaccaaatcatcacccgggacgatgcatatGAGTCATAAGCGTTGTCCCCGgtgacgattttgtttgttcacGAAGAAAAAGTTTGCAACTAAGCCAGTGGAAACAAACGAAAACGCTATTActcagagcaagttcactggtgttggaaaaagtggtagaaattttgacattttgaaaatttcgccatgcaaaaaaattttcaagatctgtggccttcaagtttttctacaacacgtgttgtattttcgcatgctgtgatgcaaaaatagcaatatttctatcacattcggctgaaatagaaacagtgctgtaaaaaactacaacgcccaaagatcttgaaaacatttttgcatggtaaaattttcaaaatgtgctacaagtattgaaatttctaccactttttcccaacacccgTGTATTTGCTTTCAGCGTAGGAtaaggtttcattaaaaaattgtttatgtaaGAGTGATGTTAGTTACTAGTGAGGAATACAAGTTATACGCGAATTTACATCTCTTTTCCCTCGTTGAAGCCTCcaatttgtcatttatgtagATAATTACAAGCATTAACTTAGGCGCAAGCTGGGAGATAACTTATCAATACACAACGTTGAAATCATCATTATTCATTGGAAGAGAGGTGGTGTAAAATAATTGAGTTGATATACCAATCCTTACATGTTGAGGCCAATATAAATTTAAGATGCTTCAACACCTGGTTTGAACATGCGCCATTGGAGGGTTAGCCATAATAACCAAAGaaagttacaaattttgtaacaaATAACCCTCAGCTCAGTTGAACTAACAGGATTCAAGGCTGAAGAATTTTCTGTTTTTGAGAATCGTATCGTGATAGACTTGTATTGCAAATATTGTTAGGTTTCTCGAAATTAAATTACACTCAGACTTGAATAGTAGAGGTTCAGATAACGCAAATTCGTTATCAGAATACTCAAAGGTTAAAAATAAGCGTTGAAATAATGAgtgttcaagaaaaatttaatatttttgtgaagTTCAAACCAAAATTAATCTGGAGAACGTTGGAAAAATAATTGCGGTTAAAAATACTATTTAGTGTAGACCATGGATCGCCAAGATTTTCGATAAAATGgctttattttgaagctagcggACAGCAGACACTGAATTTCTTCATGAAAATAACGTATTATGAATGTCGCTGTGGGCTTTTCATTAactttgtaggaaaaaaaatgtttgcatatATTAAGGAGTCTTTGAGTTTCAAAACCTTACGGCCCGTgggcaaaatcaattttgaCTCTTTAAACCAACCATCTTTTCCAAAACCTCCTCGCTGCCTATACatcaataaaaaagattttcagaTATATTGGAAAACGtttggagaaaaaataataatgtaaAATTATGCGCATACTCTTTCTATCTCACGATGGGTGATTCTCTGTTTTCAATACCCAAGGAATACAATTTATTAACTTAAAACCCTCAGGGTTGTCCCCAATGATGAACTGATACAATGACTTAAGATATTCTTCACCTTTTGAATGTTGATTAAGATTGCGGGCCGTTCACATTTTTTGCCAGCTTAAAATGGAAATTAAGATTTGAAGCTGAGTAAACTGATTCAGATGGTCTGGTGGAAATTAGgatgtttgatttttgaaatactaaAACAATACTCAAAGACCTTTATCTAACATACCATAACTTGAAATCCCATACGAAATCGTTGTCGTTTTTCTCCGAGCTTTATCCAGCACTTTTAGAATCTATGTGTAgggaagaatgaggatacttgatcccaggAAGTACTTCATTCCTTAGTTAAATCTCGAAACtggatcaatttttttaagaaaaaaatctaaatagaaCAAATCATCAAAACTGGTATctcgaataatttaattttttgagttacCACTTGCACCTGATTTTTggactttgtttaaaaaatctaacaaaatgcatattttttttatcatttttttccccacacgaaaaaaatttaacaaaaatatttattccaatatgtcaatcgttagagtataatatgaacttcttaaATAATGCCGTATTTCCAATAAAATACTAAAatgtggactttttttaagaaaaagttctccaaaatgtatgttatgggttcactTATTCCCTAAAGTCCAAATAgatatattcttcttctgaatggattgCCTAAGCTAAGGCGACCCTAAtcaaaggatcaagtctccttcaaattcaaaatatcacaGTTTTTTAGTTCCACAAAAACGCTTATAGTTCATCCACTGATCatagttcatctacgagttcatgtatcgaaCTTACGTTTGCAGCATATAAACTCGAATGCAAAAAACGGTGATCTgaaaaaattttcctaaaagatttattaaaacaaaaaaaaaggatcaagtatccccattctcccctatataaatatatttctgccAGTCTGTCAATTTGTCTGTTCCcgatagactcgaaaactactgaaccgatttacgggGAACTCGACAAATGGAAGTTTCTGAGGCCAGGGAAGGTTCTTATGATAGGTTGATAGTCTTTATAACCCGAGAactaatcatgcaaatggaatcaaatttggcatggtatgaggaatgtttctatgatggtttggtacCTCTCCTTTGTTTCAATGAAGAGATACGAAGGGGAAAAGggctctttaatttttttttacataactcaagaacttatcaagcaaatcgaaccaaatttggcatataaaGGTATTTGAAAATGAGTAATGATAGTAGGTATGATAAATTTAAGCCACTCATTTCTATCAGCGGAGAGATATAAATGGGGAaagagggcttccatacattttttttgcataacttgaaatgcaaaaattgatcttgaaaatttatctaacaacaaggaaaattattttgatatggttttatgattatttgggacACTGCCCTTCTTCCAGTAAGTAGGAACGTAGGAAGAAGGGAAGATtacccaatacaattttgtttgcataggttctcaatttatgttgacGAAACCAGCAAATGAATTCAagtatggcatggaaaggtatttgggtatgagatatgtttctaccattcgattgttatagatccttacgctttacagtatGGAAAGGATAGGAAAGAAAGGTGTTCCATATAAACTttattgtaaagcttaaaactaATCATCCAACGGGATCAAATTTGATATAAGAGAGCTCACGCTCTCAATACAATTGAAATGTAAtccatttttagaaaatttcattcattcttgaaaggtgtagcaaagcagaTTAAATCAAGAATACTGCATATGCATATGCATAAGTGGCTCATGATCGATAACGCGTGGTTGAAAACGCCAAAAGGTATGcaacagaattaaaatttaaaggcgTTAGCAGTTTTGAGCAGTACTGTCAGCAATATTCCATTGGCAGTAGAGTCAGCCGGTTTCATTTCAACATGTCAAAAAATCTCTTAAATAATCTAATTTCATGAAAAGTATGGTTAGTATGAAATGTTAGTTAACAATTCATATGTTTATAAATTCTCGCAACATTTAATCTAATTTCGAATTACGCCAATTACCGCTTTACACTTAAAATATCAAGGCCCACAAAAAGTAGGTTACCAGAAATTTCAAACAGCTTTAACTTGCCAACTACTGATCCGAATTTCACAAAGTTGGCCTATTTTAATTACTTCAAGTGTCtagttttaatttgttgaacttCATTTCCCTCcaaagtatttcaaaattaatatcaaaaagATACTGTAgttcaaactttttttgaaaaatttacctcGACTTCGCCCATGTTAATCTATGGTTTgaataatcattaaaaattgataaaacatgGTGGATATGCCTTGAGTTTTAAACTATTCAGTAGtacataaattcaataaaatcgtgcaaacaaagtaattttgaagcaaaaaaacttatcaatttCAATTGCCACCCGCTCAATGTATATCACATCACACCTACCACgcaatatttcttttatttaaaagggtacaagaataaaaataatactgCTGTTATCTTAAAAATCCGAGAAATCATATATGATTCCATGTCAATCGTGCAAAgcggaaaattatttttatccaaattttgaaaaacttgacgAATAGACTCGCTGAGGTCTACAATACAaatcctgaaattttcaaaatgacctGCCAAACTTTCGTTCCTGGACCATCTCTCCTATTTTCCTAGTcgtcattttcaaaatgcaatctCTCCGAATATTTAAGTCAAAGAAAAATGACGAAAGGatctaagtttttgtttgtaataTGTGTCTAGTTTTTTGTTCACTGAACATTTTAATCCAGGGGTGAACAACCTTTTGATCCAACGACGggccaatttgaatttgaaactttgttgacAGGCTGCactgaaaataacatttattatttaatttgcaGAGCTTTATTTTATAACCatagattttttcacaaaacaaatttgaaaaaggaaagataaaactaattgaagtttttaaaagaaagaagTTAAACACCGTATCACTCGGTACATCATTAtcattttataataataaaaaaaacttctaattgATTTGAATTCCTTCGAAAGCATTCTTGGAAAAAGAGACATCATTTGCTTTCCTTGTTATTGcaaacgaaatttttggagGCCTTCCtgattcattaaaaaagttttaactgtTTTATGAGAAAAATCCTTTTGCTCAAACCGATGATACGATTTATCATCACTTCCATTTGAAGGTTTAAATCCCAGTGATAAGTTATagttgaaataatttatttttatggaatCACTTTTACTATCTTCTCAGCTTTGGACATTGAATTATTATAGAAATTTCTTGactttgattctttttttatagTATCTACGAgaagttttttcacaatttaaatttGTCCTCAAAGTCTTCACgctttgaaaaactgttttttttattaaaagttatttatcaGATCAGATATTGAGCAAGATGGTCGAAATCGCAGAACAAATCCATAATTATACAGATTTTTAGGAGGATTTTGTTAAAGTTCTAGCTTATGTACATTCTCGTTTCTAGAGTTTTTTCACACATTTGacggattttcttaatttaatttaccCAGCTAGCCTTTAGCTTGCATAAGATTTTTTAACTgatatatgaaaattttattactgGTAATGTGGATTACCAATCTTCAAGTGTAATGACTCGATTCTCAatgttttgcacaagatttctacgaaatttctgaaaaatctgGTTTGGTTAAACCacatatttacagatttttttttttcaagaaatctgaattttagtCATCGACTTTAATGCTCAGTCGTGTCGataagaaatcaaaaattgttcaTCCAGGCTATTATAAAACTTTCCTCATTCTAGTCAATATTCAAGAACAAAAAGATTTCACTtgttaacggttttttttaccagtacttgaatgttaaaaaaactagcttttgcacataatttgataaaataatttaaatttcataaaatatttcctTAACATAATTATTAACAAAGTTATCTTTGCCAACGGATTTAAAATTCCTGCGATCATCTGTAACGTTTGCTCTtaccaacagttttttttttatagattttaaatttaaaaagtggtatttcaaaaattaggaaaaatgttatcaaaaatgaaataaaaattccacTCTGACAAATAAATCATATTGCAATTATACCTTCAAAAGAACAAAATAAATGGTTAAACactagaaaaaagttaacaatatGAATAATTGTGTGGCAAATGCAACTCCAAACAAGTAAAATGTAGGGAAAAGtgtggatacttgatccccttttcttattttcaccatatctttttgtaaaaattaagcAATTCGCACCCtcttacattttctgacagcgtgtaacttcaagtttctatgctccaaaaattagaacgatacttgaagttaagggagacttgatcctttattcaggaagccctagtcctgaaaaaaaaatcaaacaaaacccaaagaTAGAATTTCAGtttactattttggtcatgttttatctcatttcacaatttataactgacagaagaagaaaattctataactttgtctcaacgctaatgatATTGCATAcctaaaggcgctattttctataattaagagaaaattaattatattgACCCTTTTCTTCAGAACCTTTGTTTGTTAAATGttagttattggataaatattagtaattgagtaatcagcaatgatcacgatcaactcagaagaagaatatattgtttttaactctagggatcaattgaacccataactaacattttagaaaactttttctaaaaaaagttgagagtgcTCCATTGCTTTGGACATATGGTATTATAGAGTTCatattacgctcgaacgattggaACAAATATCTTGGTTACAAATGttcatgtaaggaacattttaaagtgatgaaaaatgatcttcaagtcacatttcgtgaaatttttcaaacaaagttcaattactcaaacaatttttttgttaaaattttttgagctttaaGCATTgctgttttgctccatttggcacatttttcttgaaCGTTTGATCTTTGtaggacattccagtttcgagatatagctaaggaatcaagtatccccagggatcaagtataccCACTCTCCCCTGTATTTGATCAATCACTAACATATTATTATACGGACTAGTtgagaaataaaatcaatttgagaaaagcttcgcgggccgcacaggATGTATTTCTAGTTCCCGAGACATTGAAGATTAAATATTTTCTCGAGGTTTCTTTTGTGTAACTAAGTGAATCCTCTGCTATAATTCAGGGTGGCTTTAAAAAATACTACGTAAACCAGAATCAAACACTAGGGATTGTGATGTTCCCGTTCTGGACCGTCCGTCGGTCCTCTTCAGGCTCTCGACTATGCCAGCTTTTTATAGTCGTTTATACTCGGGTAGTTTATCTCGTGCTTCAGGATACCACATCCTCCGCTTGCACAAAAAGCTTTCTAATTGCATCcaggcatttttttaaaatacatatcTAGCAAATGTCAAAATACTTCTCTTCAATCAGTTGTTTCCGTCTGCGCTCAATGTATTCATGTGTTTCATTGTCTTCTATTATATCAAGTTTTCTCTATTCAGAATTATTCATCACATATGCAATTACCAGTCTTTCTCAAGAGTCCTTGTGATTCTATTTTCTTcctcaatttttctatttttctattgtagtttaatgattttctttttcagccATTACTATAGTTATATTACTCCTTCCTTATATAGTTACTTTATATTTCTCCTTccataatcttattttttctgCATCATCTTTCTTTTCCCATCATCTACAAAGCTGGCTCTCGACTATGCCAGCTTTTTATAGTCGTTTATACTCGGGTAGTTTATCTCGTGCTTCAGGATACCACATCCTCCGCTTGCACAAAAAGCTTTCTAATTGCATCcaggcatttttttaaaatacatatcTAGCAAATGTCAAAATACTTCTCTTCAATCAGTTGTTTCCGTCTGCGCTCAATGTATTCATGTGTTTCATTGTCTTCTATTATATCAAGTTTTCTCTATTCAGAATTATTCATCACATATGCAATTACCAGTCTTTCTCAAGAGTCCTTGTGATTCTATTTTCTTcctcaatttttctatttttctattgtagtttaatgattttctttttcagccATTACTATAGTTATATTACTCCTTCCTTATATAGTTACTTTATATTTCTCCTTccataatcttattttttctgCATCATCTTTCTTTTCCCATCAT
It includes:
- the LOC129748297 gene encoding protein gustavus isoform X1 yields the protein MDPVLTPFLFVYVPLFNNDQLRRPRSSATTTMNTERVVPLPSVSTSLSVPPSNYLSTAACARPAVRALPFHRQQHRSDFQLRYKSSRGPVLRSSERRRPQSISSSTSTLLPRVVLNRIDPREFERIRVSYKVAIRSTRSSRTNNSSAHPGMNMGQKISGGVKTVNSRDQPSPFIPKIPRELAAHFQRPPRLDLLLDMPPAPRETQVKYSWNSEDRSLNVFVKEDDKMTFHRHPVAQSTDCIRGKVGFTKGLHVWEVFWSTRQRGTHAVIGVATSEAPLHSVGYQSLVGSNDQSWGWDLGRNMLYHNSKTCPGVTYPAILKPDETFLVPDKFLVALDMDEGTLSFIVDGQYLGVAFRGLKGRKLYPIVSAVWGHCEITMKYIGGLDPEPLPLMDLCRRVIRQKIGRTHLEERIEHLQLPQSMKTYLLYRDRR
- the LOC129748297 gene encoding protein gustavus isoform X2; amino-acid sequence: MANKRRPVKLIRRKQPVIKKRYKSSRGPVLRSSERRRPQSISSSTSTLLPRVVLNRIDPREFERIRVSYKVAIRSTRSSRTNNSSAHPGMNMGQKISGGVKTVNSRDQPSPFIPKIPRELAAHFQRPPRLDLLLDMPPAPRETQVKYSWNSEDRSLNVFVKEDDKMTFHRHPVAQSTDCIRGKVGFTKGLHVWEVFWSTRQRGTHAVIGVATSEAPLHSVGYQSLVGSNDQSWGWDLGRNMLYHNSKTCPGVTYPAILKPDETFLVPDKFLVALDMDEGTLSFIVDGQYLGVAFRGLKGRKLYPIVSAVWGHCEITMKYIGGLDPEPLPLMDLCRRVIRQKIGRTHLEERIEHLQLPQSMKTYLLYRDRR
- the LOC129748297 gene encoding protein gustavus isoform X3; this encodes MELARKRYKSSRGPVLRSSERRRPQSISSSTSTLLPRVVLNRIDPREFERIRVSYKVAIRSTRSSRTNNSSAHPGMNMGQKISGGVKTVNSRDQPSPFIPKIPRELAAHFQRPPRLDLLLDMPPAPRETQVKYSWNSEDRSLNVFVKEDDKMTFHRHPVAQSTDCIRGKVGFTKGLHVWEVFWSTRQRGTHAVIGVATSEAPLHSVGYQSLVGSNDQSWGWDLGRNMLYHNSKTCPGVTYPAILKPDETFLVPDKFLVALDMDEGTLSFIVDGQYLGVAFRGLKGRKLYPIVSAVWGHCEITMKYIGGLDPEPLPLMDLCRRVIRQKIGRTHLEERIEHLQLPQSMKTYLLYRDRR
- the LOC129748297 gene encoding protein gustavus isoform X4, producing the protein MNMGQKISGGVKTVNSRDQPSPFIPKIPRELAAHFQRPPRLDLLLDMPPAPRETQVKYSWNSEDRSLNVFVKEDDKMTFHRHPVAQSTDCIRGKVGFTKGLHVWEVFWSTRQRGTHAVIGVATSEAPLHSVGYQSLVGSNDQSWGWDLGRNMLYHNSKTCPGVTYPAILKPDETFLVPDKFLVALDMDEGTLSFIVDGQYLGVAFRGLKGRKLYPIVSAVWGHCEITMKYIGGLDPEPLPLMDLCRRVIRQKIGRTHLEERIEHLQLPQSMKTYLLYRDRR